The proteins below come from a single Candidatus Effluviviaceae Genus V sp. genomic window:
- the rpsF gene encoding 30S ribosomal protein S6, translating to MVFAPGRWASGRQAPRSAHGSRGREETGRRPDMARKYEGTFIFAPALEDAALDAAVEKVEGTIREAGGAPGEWDRWGKRRLSYEIEDQRDGHYTFLSFEADPAAIEKLEQLFRLDENILRHMIIVKEDQND from the coding sequence ATGGTGTTCGCACCCGGGCGATGGGCGTCCGGGAGGCAAGCTCCTCGCTCCGCGCATGGTTCGCGGGGCCGGGAAGAGACCGGGAGGAGGCCCGATATGGCACGGAAGTACGAGGGGACGTTCATCTTCGCCCCCGCGCTGGAGGACGCGGCGCTCGACGCCGCGGTGGAGAAGGTCGAGGGGACCATCCGTGAGGCAGGCGGAGCCCCCGGCGAGTGGGATCGCTGGGGCAAGCGGCGCCTGTCCTACGAGATCGAGGACCAGCGCGACGGGCACTACACGTTCCTCTCGTTCGAGGCGGACCCCGCTGCCATCGAGAAACTCGAGCAGCTGTTCCGTCTGGACGAGAACATCCTGAGACACATGATCATCGTCAAGGAAGACCAGAACGACTGA
- the ychF gene encoding redox-regulated ATPase YchF has translation MALGIMGLPNVGKSTLFNALAGTAVACSNYPFCTVDANVGVVPVPDERLTRLGELLEPEKLTPTTVRFVDIAGLVRGASLGEGLGNRFLANIRDVDAVVHVVRCFEDASVSHVEGETNPSRDIDIIRTELLLADLETAERNLEKARKDAGRGDKEAGELADALERARDALDAGTRIADAGLSESDRGHLSVYRFLTDKDTLYVANIGEDDVGTASTWVERLAEATGEPDWKVVPLSARLEAELAALDAEDRSEFVAAWGLSEAGLPRLIRAGYRLLGLVTFFTIKGDEVRAWTVQGGATAVEAAGTIHTDMAHGFIRAEVVPFEKLIEAGSMHAARESGDVRTEGRDYVMTDGDVMLVRFN, from the coding sequence CTGGCGCTGGGCATCATGGGTCTGCCGAACGTCGGCAAGTCGACGCTGTTCAATGCGCTCGCCGGCACCGCGGTGGCCTGCAGCAACTACCCCTTCTGCACGGTCGACGCCAACGTCGGCGTCGTCCCCGTGCCGGACGAACGACTGACGAGGCTCGGGGAGCTCCTCGAGCCCGAGAAGCTGACACCGACCACGGTCCGCTTCGTTGACATCGCGGGACTGGTCCGCGGCGCGAGTCTCGGCGAGGGACTGGGAAACCGCTTCCTCGCGAACATCAGGGACGTCGACGCCGTCGTTCACGTGGTCCGGTGTTTCGAGGACGCATCTGTCAGCCACGTCGAGGGCGAGACGAATCCGTCCAGGGACATCGACATCATCAGGACCGAGCTTCTGCTGGCCGACCTCGAGACGGCCGAGCGGAACCTCGAGAAGGCGCGGAAGGACGCGGGCCGCGGTGACAAGGAGGCAGGCGAACTGGCCGACGCGCTCGAGCGGGCCCGCGACGCGCTCGACGCCGGAACGCGCATCGCCGACGCGGGGCTGTCTGAGAGCGACAGGGGACACCTGTCCGTTTACCGCTTCCTGACCGACAAGGACACGCTCTACGTCGCGAACATCGGTGAGGATGACGTAGGGACCGCGTCAACGTGGGTCGAGCGGCTGGCGGAGGCGACCGGGGAACCCGACTGGAAGGTCGTGCCCCTGTCGGCGCGCCTCGAGGCCGAACTGGCGGCACTCGACGCCGAGGACCGGAGCGAGTTCGTGGCCGCCTGGGGTTTGTCGGAGGCGGGGCTTCCCAGACTGATCCGGGCGGGCTACCGGCTTCTTGGACTGGTGACGTTCTTCACCATCAAGGGAGACGAGGTCCGGGCCTGGACGGTACAGGGGGGCGCGACGGCGGTCGAGGCGGCCGGGACGATCCACACGGACATGGCCCACGGCTTCATACGGGCCGAGGTCGTTCCGTTCGAGAAGCTCATCGAGGCCGGCTCCATGCATGCCGCCCGCGAGAGCGGCGACGTTCGCACCGAAGGCCGGGATTACGTGATGACCGACGGAGACGTCATGCTGGTGCGGTTCAACTGA